The Fastidiosipila sp. genome window below encodes:
- a CDS encoding aminotransferase — translation MIPELYYSLEAGAKAPVRASVDASGFDLFAHEDTAIEPGRTVLVSTGVRLAIPIGFEAQVRPRSGLSLRTRLRVANSPGTIDADYRDLVSVVFENTASLTDPYSYLQEHPELIDSFNQHYHPVDMAHFFRERQGLLLPFGLPDMKVYLDGEGHPLGTIFIKSGERIAQLVFAKVEFPELIQVDDVSLIGNDRGGGFGSTGRV, via the coding sequence GTGATCCCGGAACTCTACTATAGCCTGGAAGCCGGGGCCAAGGCCCCCGTACGCGCATCGGTAGACGCGTCAGGCTTTGATTTGTTCGCTCATGAGGATACGGCCATTGAGCCGGGCAGAACCGTCCTTGTTTCCACGGGGGTGAGATTAGCCATTCCAATCGGATTTGAAGCCCAGGTGCGGCCGCGGAGCGGGCTCTCACTGCGGACCCGGTTGCGCGTCGCCAATTCACCCGGCACCATTGACGCCGATTACCGGGACCTTGTGTCAGTCGTTTTCGAGAACACGGCATCCTTGACCGATCCCTATTCCTATCTTCAGGAACACCCCGAATTGATCGATTCATTCAACCAGCATTACCATCCGGTCGATATGGCTCATTTTTTCCGGGAACGCCAGGGCCTCCTGCTTCCGTTCGGCCTGCCTGACATGAAAGTCTATCTTGACGGTGAGGGGCATCCTCTCGGAACCATTTTTATCAAGTCTGGTGAAAGAATTGCCCAGCTTGTTTTCGCCAAAGTCGAGTTTCCTGAACTGATTCAAGTCGACGATGTATCCCTGATCGGCAATGACCGGGGAGGAGGCTTCGGTTCGACAGGCAGGGTCTGA
- a CDS encoding SufD family Fe-S cluster assembly protein gives MNNKKPVDPVKDQIYKHLLAEVTGLYDVPMGAFNIRSDGEGAGRKTTANIDIVTKADQPGIEVRVKPGTKNESIHIPVVIGQTGLHDLVYNDFYIGEGADVTIVAGCAIHNPGTDESSHDGIHRFFLAENARVKYLEKHYGEGEGKRVLNPTTVIELGPGSHLEMDSVQIQGVDSTVRRTEAVVGDGASLIVSEKIMTEGEQTAETIFDVKLDGEESRTHLISRSVVRGRSRQKFVSQMTGNNKSRGHSECDAILMDQGKAVAIPEVTANHLEAELIHEAVIGKIAGEQLTKLMTLGLSEKEAEARIISGFMK, from the coding sequence ATGAATAACAAGAAACCGGTTGATCCGGTCAAGGATCAAATCTACAAGCACCTGCTGGCGGAGGTTACAGGCCTCTATGATGTGCCCATGGGCGCCTTCAATATCCGGTCCGACGGCGAGGGGGCCGGCCGCAAGACCACCGCCAACATCGACATTGTGACAAAGGCCGACCAGCCGGGGATCGAGGTCAGAGTCAAGCCGGGAACCAAAAATGAAAGCATTCATATCCCGGTGGTCATCGGCCAGACCGGCCTTCACGATCTGGTCTACAATGACTTCTACATCGGCGAGGGGGCGGATGTCACCATCGTGGCCGGTTGCGCCATCCACAACCCCGGAACTGACGAGAGCTCCCACGACGGCATTCACCGCTTTTTCCTGGCAGAAAACGCCCGGGTCAAATACCTGGAAAAACACTACGGGGAGGGGGAAGGAAAACGCGTCCTCAATCCCACCACCGTCATCGAGCTGGGGCCGGGAAGCCATCTGGAGATGGATAGCGTTCAAATCCAGGGGGTCGATTCAACCGTCAGGAGAACCGAGGCAGTCGTCGGCGACGGAGCCAGCCTGATCGTCAGCGAAAAGATCATGACCGAGGGGGAACAGACCGCCGAAACCATTTTTGACGTCAAGCTGGACGGAGAGGAGTCACGTACCCACTTGATCTCCCGTTCCGTGGTCCGGGGGCGATCCCGTCAGAAATTTGTCTCACAAATGACCGGCAATAACAAGAGCCGGGGTCATTCCGAATGTGACGCCATTTTAATGGATCAGGGCAAGGCCGTTGCCATCCCCGAAGTGACCGCCAATCATCTGGAGGCCGAGCTCATCCACGAGGCCGTCATAGGGAAAATTGCAGGCGAACAGCTGACCAAGTTGATGACCCTGGGTCTCTCCGAAAAGGAAGCTGAGGCCCGGATCATCAGCGGTTTCATGAAATAG
- the rsmA gene encoding ribosomal RNA small subunit methyltransferase A gives MSSNKQAKTGEGQPPSLFLMLKKYNLFPTRSLGQVFLIDQRVIESILNTLQPDCRDLIVEIGAGPGIITKRLAERAGHVLAVEIDRKFKPLHDELFGDLERPPEMIYEDARQANYHKLIRKTEGRLLVFGNLPYYLTTELILTAISCLSGMSKALFMVEEEAAERILAQPGTKKYGTLSMASQLFGQWRKERTVPRAAFFPKPNVTSALMALTPSDDEGKREIASDPLFHRFLTGLAQYRRKNLANALKLSGAVNEAIPPKIKIFLGEQAIASGARAEQLTPEQLGELFRLLNLSEKT, from the coding sequence GTGAGCTCAAATAAACAGGCAAAAACCGGGGAGGGGCAGCCGCCCTCCCTTTTTCTAATGCTAAAAAAATACAATCTTTTCCCGACCCGGTCATTGGGTCAGGTATTTCTGATCGATCAGCGTGTGATTGAATCGATCTTGAATACCCTCCAGCCTGATTGCCGGGATCTTATAGTTGAGATCGGGGCCGGCCCGGGTATCATCACGAAGCGATTGGCGGAAAGGGCTGGCCACGTCCTTGCTGTTGAGATCGACCGCAAGTTCAAACCCCTTCACGATGAGCTGTTCGGGGACCTTGAAAGGCCACCTGAAATGATTTACGAAGACGCGAGACAAGCAAATTACCATAAACTCATTAGAAAGACGGAAGGACGCCTCCTGGTCTTCGGCAACCTGCCCTATTATCTGACCACCGAACTGATCCTGACTGCCATAAGCTGTCTGTCAGGGATGTCGAAAGCGCTCTTTATGGTCGAGGAGGAGGCCGCCGAACGGATTCTGGCCCAACCGGGAACGAAAAAGTATGGGACCCTTTCCATGGCAAGCCAGCTTTTTGGGCAATGGCGAAAAGAAAGAACCGTCCCACGCGCTGCTTTCTTCCCCAAGCCCAACGTTACGTCGGCGCTCATGGCCCTGACGCCTTCGGACGATGAGGGGAAAAGAGAAATTGCTTCTGATCCCTTATTCCATCGCTTTCTGACAGGACTTGCCCAGTACCGTCGAAAGAATCTAGCCAACGCCTTAAAACTTTCAGGGGCAGTGAATGAGGCCATTCCCCCAAAGATTAAGATCTTCCTTGGCGAACAGGCAATCGCTTCCGGAGCCCGGGCTGAGCAGCTGACCCCTGAACAGCTGGGTGAGCTATTCCGCCTGCTCAATTTGTCAGAAAAGACCTGA
- a CDS encoding SH3 domain-containing protein: MRQKRKIDKILLTTATVLVATVFVALLFRLINDGQARDPEENGPHLTQPAWVAEEGLFNVEGLIDRHHPDNELIFLLDEVQAPVNENTHSPVTSPVTRPKATIRPRKTVPVSMSTETSTPNTTFREVDLRYYVLSESGLNLREGPSTDSPVKQLLEYGQPLRVIALSNDWAKVRLAGYEIGYVAKRYISQYPPATTTTVTTTTTTPATTPQPTTTVAPTTTRKPVDKGQGESSFTFVLSGTPDGIARANFNIIKEGGLINKEISPSINRHYNDFTDNGDGTITVDGLTFGFLDQYGSRYATHYDGVEVCRQQIKARGGTCRQGHTTPTNHNTGSGIPAQRGLIAVGASEIDIFPRGTVLFIKGYGFGVVADRSGGSLDLCYDPDECSLLTRSNSVSAIYVIARP; this comes from the coding sequence ATGCGACAGAAGCGCAAAATTGATAAGATTCTCCTGACGACTGCCACAGTGCTGGTGGCCACCGTTTTCGTTGCCTTGCTCTTCCGGCTGATCAACGACGGTCAAGCCAGGGATCCTGAAGAAAATGGACCGCACTTGACCCAGCCCGCTTGGGTCGCAGAAGAAGGCCTCTTCAACGTCGAAGGCCTGATCGACCGTCATCATCCAGACAATGAACTTATCTTCCTGCTTGATGAAGTCCAGGCCCCCGTCAATGAAAATACCCACTCTCCCGTTACAAGCCCGGTGACACGCCCCAAGGCGACGATTCGTCCGCGCAAGACGGTTCCTGTCTCAATGAGCACCGAAACTTCCACGCCAAACACCACATTTCGAGAGGTGGACTTACGCTACTATGTCCTGTCCGAGTCAGGCCTGAACCTGCGTGAAGGGCCCTCCACTGATTCACCGGTCAAGCAACTGCTCGAATATGGCCAACCTCTCCGGGTCATCGCCCTGAGCAATGACTGGGCCAAGGTTCGCCTGGCAGGGTACGAAATCGGTTACGTCGCGAAGAGGTACATCAGTCAGTACCCGCCCGCGACAACAACTACCGTGACGACAACAACCACAACACCCGCGACAACTCCCCAGCCCACCACGACTGTGGCGCCCACCACGACCAGAAAACCCGTTGACAAGGGGCAGGGTGAATCATCATTTACTTTTGTCCTGTCGGGAACACCGGACGGGATTGCCAGGGCCAACTTCAACATTATTAAGGAAGGCGGACTGATCAACAAGGAAATCAGTCCCTCCATCAACCGCCACTACAACGACTTCACTGACAATGGGGATGGAACCATCACGGTGGATGGCCTGACCTTCGGTTTCCTCGACCAATACGGTTCACGCTACGCAACCCATTATGATGGCGTGGAGGTCTGCCGCCAGCAGATCAAGGCCAGAGGAGGCACATGCCGGCAGGGTCATACCACCCCAACCAATCACAATACCGGATCAGGCATTCCCGCCCAACGCGGGCTTATTGCCGTCGGCGCCAGTGAGATTGATATCTTTCCCCGGGGAACAGTCCTTTTCATCAAGGGCTACGGTTTCGGAGTCGTAGCCGACCGAAGTGGAGGCAGCTTGGACCTCTGCTACGATCCGGATGAATGTTCTCTGCTGACGCGCAGCAACAGCGTATCTGCCATCTACGTCATCGCCAGGCCGTGA
- a CDS encoding UDP-3-O-(3-hydroxymyristoyl)glucosamine N-acyltransferase, producing MLLSEQLHLMNECQVSIRNERPFDYLSLLVPVEGFAMLSYLDDAGHVKDIPGNLTMLLTTNELALSLSTDTFGLAITSNPRELFFRLHNFLCSQDGYRRPEFASRIDPTAMVSAKAHVAEANVVIGAGVVLEPFVMIYPDTVIGDYSVIRAGTILGGVGFEFKRTGDEVMSVSHAGGVIIEDHVEIQNNACIDRAIYPWDDTRISSYSKLDNHVYVAHGCKIGKRALITAHSVVGGRVVVGDDVWIGFNATIRNGLKIGDRARVNMGAVVTRSVGNDESVTGNFAIPHDQFLKLLKRDLKSLEQD from the coding sequence ATGCTTTTGTCTGAACAGCTTCATCTGATGAATGAGTGCCAGGTATCAATCCGAAACGAGCGCCCCTTCGACTATCTCTCGCTTCTGGTCCCGGTTGAGGGCTTTGCCATGCTCAGTTATCTCGACGATGCCGGACATGTGAAAGACATTCCCGGCAACCTGACCATGCTGCTGACGACGAATGAACTTGCTCTTTCGCTGTCCACAGACACTTTCGGGCTGGCGATCACCTCAAACCCGCGTGAACTCTTTTTTCGCCTTCATAATTTCCTGTGCAGCCAGGATGGCTATAGACGGCCTGAATTTGCAAGCCGGATTGACCCGACTGCCATGGTATCGGCAAAGGCTCATGTAGCTGAGGCCAATGTGGTGATCGGAGCGGGCGTCGTGCTTGAGCCTTTTGTCATGATCTATCCGGACACGGTGATAGGGGATTATTCGGTGATCAGGGCCGGAACCATCCTGGGCGGTGTTGGCTTTGAGTTCAAACGGACCGGGGATGAGGTGATGAGTGTGTCTCATGCAGGAGGCGTCATCATCGAAGATCATGTTGAAATCCAGAACAATGCTTGCATCGATCGGGCCATTTATCCTTGGGATGACACGAGGATCTCTTCCTACAGCAAATTGGACAATCATGTTTATGTGGCCCATGGCTGCAAAATTGGCAAAAGAGCACTCATCACCGCTCATTCGGTTGTGGGCGGCCGTGTGGTTGTCGGTGATGATGTCTGGATCGGATTTAATGCCACCATCCGCAACGGACTGAAAATAGGTGACCGGGCCCGTGTCAACATGGGAGCCGTGGTCACCCGTTCAGTCGGGAACGATGAGTCGGTAACCGGCAACTTTGCTATTCCACACGACCAATTTTTGAAGCTCCTGAAAAGAGATCTCAAATCCCTGGAGCAAGACTGA
- a CDS encoding FAD-dependent oxidoreductase, whose protein sequence is MFYEPDIAVIGGGPAGLMAAVTAAEAGASILLIERDGHLGGQLVKQTHKFFGSEKQHASVRGIDIAGLLSRKLAGFSDLASVWTDATAIGLYEDGVLTVEHRGRYKKVRPERIIAATGASEKYLSFPNNDLPGIYGAGAVQTMMNVHGVRPGKRVLMIGAGNIGLIVSYQLLQAGVEVAAIVEGLPAIGGYLVHASKIRRAGVPILTSHTIVRADGKNSVESAVIAGVDRFWNIIPGTEETVACDVICIAAGLSPLAELLWQAGCAMRYVKELGGHVPVRNDRLETSVPGLYIAGDLTGIEEASAAMVEGRLAGLEAAASLGLKTDHYEEERLDCLEQLRQLRAGPAGEKIREGIVRTLLGPSGEEVDHAV, encoded by the coding sequence ATGTTTTATGAACCCGATATTGCTGTCATCGGCGGGGGACCCGCCGGCCTCATGGCCGCGGTCACGGCGGCGGAGGCCGGCGCCTCCATCCTTCTGATTGAAAGAGACGGCCACCTGGGCGGCCAGCTGGTCAAGCAGACTCACAAGTTCTTCGGCTCGGAAAAACAGCACGCTTCGGTACGCGGCATCGATATTGCCGGCCTTTTGAGCCGGAAGCTGGCCGGTTTTTCAGATCTGGCCAGCGTGTGGACCGATGCGACTGCCATCGGACTTTACGAAGACGGCGTTCTGACAGTGGAACACCGGGGACGTTACAAGAAAGTCCGGCCGGAAAGAATCATCGCGGCGACAGGTGCCTCGGAAAAGTACCTCTCCTTCCCCAATAATGACCTGCCAGGTATCTACGGGGCCGGAGCTGTCCAGACCATGATGAATGTTCATGGGGTCCGGCCGGGCAAACGGGTCCTCATGATCGGAGCGGGCAACATCGGCCTGATTGTCAGCTACCAGCTCCTGCAGGCCGGGGTTGAAGTAGCTGCCATTGTGGAAGGCCTGCCCGCCATTGGCGGCTACCTGGTCCACGCCAGCAAGATCCGCCGGGCAGGTGTCCCCATTTTGACTTCCCACACCATCGTCCGGGCCGACGGAAAAAATTCGGTTGAATCGGCTGTTATTGCCGGGGTCGACCGTTTCTGGAATATCATCCCCGGCACGGAAGAGACTGTTGCCTGCGATGTCATCTGCATCGCGGCCGGCCTCTCCCCCTTGGCCGAACTTCTCTGGCAGGCCGGCTGTGCCATGCGCTATGTCAAGGAGCTGGGCGGCCATGTCCCGGTTCGCAACGACCGGCTTGAGACAAGCGTGCCCGGCCTTTACATCGCGGGTGACCTGACCGGCATCGAGGAAGCCAGCGCTGCCATGGTCGAAGGACGCCTGGCAGGGCTTGAGGCGGCGGCCTCACTTGGCTTGAAGACAGATCATTATGAGGAGGAACGCCTGGACTGCCTGGAACAGCTGCGCCAGCTTCGGGCGGGTCCCGCGGGTGAAAAGATCAGGGAAGGCATTGTGCGAACCCTCTTGGGCCCGTCCGGCGAGGAGGTGGACCATGCTGTATGA
- a CDS encoding 4Fe-4S binding protein: MLYETGIVTDDLLEAALPSPERRGKGPYAVIECFQEIPCNPCTISCPFDAILPMEDINDLPELVPDLCTGCGICAGVCPGLAIFIIDESRGDGTARVTIPYEFVPLPEKGEVVQAVDRAGAYVADATVTRVLSGKKSGTPQVTLSVPLDCAQKVRFFHLIKEQDVKLDAESEKEPREDQQVTAEATIICRCEGITVGDIRKLIEEGYTTVDEIKRISRAGMGPCQARTCGPLIADLIARMTGRPVEEVEPSAHRPPTRSLPISFFMEEEEDVLT; encoded by the coding sequence ATGCTGTATGAGACAGGCATTGTCACGGACGATCTTCTGGAAGCCGCCCTGCCTTCCCCTGAGCGGCGGGGCAAGGGTCCCTACGCCGTCATCGAGTGTTTCCAGGAGATCCCCTGCAACCCCTGCACCATCTCCTGCCCCTTTGACGCCATCCTGCCCATGGAGGACATTAATGACCTGCCGGAGCTGGTCCCCGATCTTTGTACCGGCTGTGGCATCTGTGCCGGGGTCTGCCCCGGCCTGGCCATTTTCATTATCGATGAATCCAGAGGAGACGGGACCGCCAGGGTGACCATCCCCTACGAGTTTGTCCCCCTGCCCGAAAAGGGTGAGGTGGTGCAGGCCGTGGACCGGGCCGGCGCCTATGTGGCGGACGCAACTGTCACCCGGGTTTTGTCAGGCAAAAAATCCGGCACGCCCCAGGTCACCTTGTCAGTTCCATTGGACTGCGCGCAGAAGGTCCGGTTCTTTCACCTGATCAAAGAGCAGGATGTCAAACTTGATGCCGAATCAGAAAAAGAACCAAGAGAAGATCAGCAGGTCACCGCCGAGGCCACCATCATCTGCCGCTGTGAGGGCATCACCGTTGGAGATATTCGCAAGCTGATTGAAGAAGGCTACACGACCGTAGATGAGATCAAGCGCATCAGCCGGGCTGGAATGGGCCCCTGCCAGGCCCGGACCTGCGGCCCCCTGATCGCCGACCTGATCGCCAGGATGACCGGCAGACCGGTAGAGGAGGTCGAACCTTCAGCCCACCGGCCGCCGACCCGGTCGCTTCCCATTTCTTTTTTCATGGAGGAGGAAGAAGATGTCCTTACCTAA
- the pruA gene encoding L-glutamate gamma-semialdehyde dehydrogenase, with amino-acid sequence MNGIFSVPQVSNEPLSDYSPGSPARASLKRELKRQAGMVVDIPVFIGGQAIETGKIKEVVMPHNHGYVLARVHQAGESELRLAMDTAVEAKASWAAMPAEHRQAIFLKAADLLSGPWRDRINASTMLGQSKTVFQAEIDSACELCDFFRYNVAFADQIYRMQPESSKGIWNRMEYRPLDGFVLAITPFNFTSIGGNLPTAPALMGNTVVWKPAGTASLASYYFYLMLKEAGLPDGVINFVPSAGADVGRIVVADPRLGGIHFTGSTATFQQIWQQVGCNIANYGQYPRLVGETGGKDFVFAHPTAHLESLVTALARGAFEYQGQKCSAASRAYIPQSLWPEVEKCLLEEIDQLKVGDPAEFDTFMGAVIDRTSYDKIKGYIEEARASDDARVLTGGCDDSKGYFVQPTVILAKKPDYVTMVEEIFGPVLTVYVYEDDELDEALRLCDTCTPYGLTGAVFAQDRRALVKMERALAHAAGNFYLNDKPTGAVVGQQPFGGSRASGTNDKAGSLLNMIRWTSPRAIKENFVPITGVAYPYMEEA; translated from the coding sequence ATGAACGGTATTTTTTCGGTTCCCCAGGTAAGCAATGAGCCTCTTTCGGACTATTCACCGGGTTCCCCGGCCCGCGCGTCACTCAAACGCGAACTCAAGCGGCAGGCCGGTATGGTGGTTGATATACCGGTTTTTATTGGCGGTCAGGCCATTGAGACCGGCAAGATCAAAGAGGTGGTCATGCCGCACAATCACGGGTATGTCCTGGCCCGGGTTCATCAGGCAGGCGAGAGTGAACTCCGGCTGGCCATGGACACGGCTGTGGAAGCCAAGGCCTCCTGGGCCGCCATGCCGGCAGAGCACCGCCAGGCCATCTTTTTAAAAGCTGCCGACCTTCTTTCAGGCCCCTGGCGCGACCGCATCAATGCCTCCACCATGCTGGGACAGAGCAAGACCGTCTTCCAGGCGGAAATTGATTCGGCCTGCGAACTCTGCGACTTCTTCCGTTACAATGTGGCTTTTGCCGACCAAATCTACCGCATGCAGCCGGAAAGCTCCAAGGGGATCTGGAACCGGATGGAATACAGGCCGCTTGACGGCTTCGTTTTGGCCATTACCCCTTTCAACTTTACTTCCATCGGCGGCAACCTGCCGACCGCCCCTGCTCTGATGGGCAATACAGTGGTCTGGAAACCGGCCGGCACGGCCTCACTGGCCAGCTACTATTTCTATTTGATGCTCAAGGAAGCCGGCCTGCCTGATGGGGTCATCAACTTTGTGCCTTCGGCCGGCGCGGATGTCGGCCGGATCGTTGTGGCCGACCCGCGCTTGGGAGGTATTCACTTTACCGGTTCAACGGCCACCTTCCAGCAGATCTGGCAGCAGGTAGGCTGCAATATTGCAAATTACGGGCAGTACCCCCGCCTGGTCGGCGAAACGGGCGGCAAGGATTTTGTATTCGCCCATCCCACCGCCCACCTGGAGTCCCTGGTCACAGCTCTGGCGCGGGGCGCTTTTGAATACCAGGGACAGAAATGCTCCGCCGCTTCCCGGGCTTACATCCCGCAAAGCCTGTGGCCTGAAGTGGAAAAATGCCTGCTGGAGGAGATCGATCAACTGAAGGTCGGTGATCCCGCTGAGTTTGATACTTTCATGGGAGCCGTGATTGACCGGACCTCTTATGACAAGATCAAGGGCTACATCGAAGAGGCCCGCGCGTCAGATGATGCCCGGGTTCTGACCGGAGGCTGTGACGATTCGAAAGGTTACTTTGTCCAGCCGACGGTCATCCTGGCCAAAAAGCCGGACTACGTGACCATGGTGGAGGAGATCTTCGGGCCTGTCCTGACCGTCTATGTCTATGAAGACGACGAACTGGACGAAGCCCTGCGGCTCTGCGATACCTGCACACCTTACGGTTTGACCGGAGCTGTCTTTGCCCAGGACCGCCGGGCCCTGGTTAAGATGGAAAGAGCCCTGGCACACGCGGCCGGCAACTTCTACCTCAACGACAAGCCGACGGGGGCCGTGGTCGGCCAGCAGCCCTTCGGCGGCTCGCGCGCCTCCGGCACCAACGATAAGGCAGGATCCCTGCTCAACATGATCCGCTGGACCAGCCCCCGGGCCATCAAGGAGAACTTTGTCCCCATCACGGGCGTTGCCTACCCCTATATGGAGGAAGCCTGA
- a CDS encoding (2Fe-2S)-binding protein, producing MKGEHSSLRIEEHPILDFGHRKDIPFTFDGRPLTGKEGDTIASALHANGVMVLGYHFKTGRPRGYYCAIGNCSSCLMIVDGRANVRTCTEPLRAGMVVETQRDRGVPDVL from the coding sequence ATGAAAGGGGAGCATTCGTCACTTCGCATTGAAGAACACCCTATCCTGGATTTCGGCCATCGAAAGGATATCCCTTTTACCTTCGATGGCCGGCCCCTGACAGGAAAGGAGGGCGATACCATTGCTTCAGCCCTTCATGCCAATGGCGTCATGGTTCTGGGCTACCACTTCAAAACGGGAAGGCCCCGCGGTTATTATTGCGCCATCGGCAACTGCTCCTCCTGCCTCATGATCGTTGACGGCAGGGCCAACGTCAGGACCTGCACTGAACCCCTGCGGGCGGGCATGGTGGTGGAAACACAAAGGGATCGGGGGGTGCCGGATGTTTTATGA
- a CDS encoding FAD-binding oxidoreductase produces MSLPKSASVVIVGGGVSGCAIAWNLAKEGVRDVVVLEKDTLGNGSTGRCGAGVRMQWGAKRNCQLALFSIEFFEKANEILEYERDIEFDQSGYLIVAANEKEAQQFKKNVALQNSLGIDSKYLTPGEAREIVPHIDTSQFVAATFCHRDGHLNPFHTTEAYALAAERLGVQIFKHTEVVGIEVKKGKIEAVETDQGRIATPIVVNAAGGWSKGIGAMAGVDIPIFVQRHQILVTEPLEPVLKPMVMGFSYNIYIQQVPHGSIIMGRSDDSEPRDLRITPGWRFMEEMTKTCGKLLPYLRSARILRQWAGHYCNTEDAQPIYGPVPGLEGFFLALGFSGHGFMLAPATGQLITEMILDRPLTIDVSDLDIGRFERGQLFFEYSVV; encoded by the coding sequence ATGTCCTTACCTAAAAGTGCTTCGGTGGTTATTGTCGGCGGCGGTGTCTCCGGCTGCGCCATCGCCTGGAATCTGGCTAAAGAAGGGGTCAGGGATGTTGTTGTTCTTGAAAAAGATACCCTGGGCAACGGGTCGACGGGACGCTGCGGCGCCGGGGTCCGCATGCAGTGGGGCGCCAAACGGAATTGTCAGCTGGCCTTGTTTTCCATTGAGTTTTTTGAAAAGGCCAATGAAATCCTTGAATACGAACGGGACATCGAGTTTGACCAGTCGGGTTACCTGATTGTGGCAGCCAATGAGAAGGAGGCCCAACAGTTCAAAAAGAATGTGGCCCTCCAAAACAGCCTGGGCATTGATTCCAAGTACTTAACGCCGGGGGAGGCCCGGGAGATTGTCCCCCATATCGATACCTCACAGTTTGTGGCAGCCACCTTCTGCCATCGCGACGGCCATCTTAATCCCTTTCATACTACCGAAGCCTATGCCCTGGCGGCCGAACGGCTGGGCGTTCAGATCTTCAAGCACACGGAAGTGGTTGGCATTGAAGTGAAAAAAGGGAAAATTGAAGCGGTGGAAACCGATCAGGGCCGAATCGCGACCCCCATCGTGGTCAATGCCGCGGGCGGCTGGTCCAAGGGCATCGGGGCCATGGCAGGAGTGGACATCCCCATCTTTGTCCAGCGCCACCAGATCCTGGTGACGGAGCCTCTTGAGCCTGTCCTGAAACCTATGGTCATGGGTTTTTCCTACAACATTTACATCCAGCAGGTCCCCCATGGGTCCATTATCATGGGGCGGAGCGACGATTCTGAGCCGCGCGACCTTCGAATTACACCGGGCTGGCGTTTCATGGAGGAGATGACCAAGACCTGCGGAAAGCTGCTCCCCTACCTGCGCTCGGCCAGAATCCTGCGCCAGTGGGCAGGTCATTACTGCAACACGGAAGACGCCCAGCCCATCTACGGGCCGGTGCCGGGCCTGGAGGGCTTCTTCCTGGCCCTGGGTTTTTCGGGCCATGGTTTCATGCTGGCGCCTGCCACGGGCCAGCTTATCACGGAAATGATCCTGGACCGCCCCCTGACCATCGATGTTTCGGATCTGGATATCGGCCGCTTTGAGCGCGGCCAGCTCTTTTTTGAGTATTCGGTGGTTTAG
- a CDS encoding ATP-binding cassette domain-containing protein, producing the protein MLELQNVSFAVDDDGKQKYILRDISFATGDKFVAITGPNGSGKSTLAKLIMGIIRPTFGRIFFNGEDITDLGVDERARKGISYAFQQPVKFKGMKVFELVSLAAGRELTKDDACEYLSEVGLCALDYVNRDLDGSLSGGELKRIEIAMMLARGTSLTILDEPEAGIDLWSFQNLIGVFRHLHEVTGGSILIISHQERILNMVDTIMVLEGGRIEKIGPRDEILPGLILPADDCRATCDYYAVS; encoded by the coding sequence ATGCTTGAATTACAAAACGTATCTTTTGCCGTCGACGACGATGGCAAGCAAAAATACATCCTGCGGGACATCAGTTTTGCGACCGGTGACAAGTTTGTTGCCATCACGGGACCCAATGGCAGCGGCAAATCCACTTTGGCCAAGCTAATCATGGGGATCATCAGGCCGACGTTTGGCCGGATCTTTTTCAACGGGGAGGACATCACGGATCTGGGCGTCGATGAGCGGGCCCGAAAGGGCATCAGCTACGCCTTCCAGCAGCCCGTCAAGTTCAAGGGCATGAAAGTCTTTGAATTGGTCTCTTTGGCGGCGGGCCGTGAATTAACCAAGGACGATGCCTGCGAATACCTGTCAGAGGTGGGTTTATGCGCCTTGGATTACGTCAACCGGGACCTGGACGGGAGCTTGTCGGGTGGGGAGTTGAAACGGATTGAGATCGCCATGATGCTGGCCCGGGGGACTTCTCTGACCATTCTGGATGAGCCGGAGGCAGGGATCGACCTTTGGAGTTTCCAGAACCTGATCGGTGTTTTCCGCCATCTGCATGAGGTGACCGGCGGGTCGATTTTGATCATCTCCCACCAGGAGCGGATTCTGAACATGGTGGATACCATCATGGTTTTGGAAGGGGGCCGGATTGAAAAAATCGGCCCCAGGGATGAGATTCTGCCCGGTCTGATACTCCCGGCCGATGACTGCCGGGCCACCTGCGACTACTATGCAGTTTCCTGA